The DNA window ATCACCCCCTGTTGAATAATACGTTCTATATAACTAATTGTAGTATAGTTGGGGCAGTTGTCAATACATAATTTATGCCTTTGCCGTGTGCCGGGAAGGAAAGGCAATGAGATTCGCTATATGAGGAAAGGAAAATTATCGGCCTCTCTCCCGCTGATTGGGTGACGCCATTCCCTCTTGTGGATTCGTTCACATGCCAGACGCGGGTTAGGTCTTTATTTTAGTTGTAAATTTGTTTATAATAAGAAACAGTAGCTTCCCTTTTTTCGGGAGAGAAAGGTTCTGCTAGTTCAATATTTCACATGGTGCGGATTTTGTGGCATATGATGAAATAAATAGATATACTGTAGGCTACGAAATTTTATTCAGGGGGCTAGCACATGGCGAAACCGATGGACCAATACAAGTGGCATGAGCTCAATGTAGGCTGTGTCATCGAAGAAGTGGGGAACGCGTCAGAATATAAAACTGGCGACTGGAGGTCCCAAAAACCGCTGTGGAATGATGCAAAATGCATCAAGTGCGGCGTTTGCTGGCTTTTTTGCCCTGATGCAGCGATTTATAAGACCGAAGAGGGGCTTTACCGGGCAAATCTGGATTACTGCAAGGGCTGCGGCATCTGTTCAAGAGAATGCAAGCCCGCGGCAATCACAATGGTGGAGGACGAGCGATGAAGGTACTGAAGGGTATCGAAGTATCGATAGCAGCGGCCGATGCGGCGAAGCTCGCGCGGGTCGAAGTCATAGCGGCTTATCCCATTACACCCCAGACGCATATCGTTGAACACCTGGCAGAGCTTGTCGCGAACGGCGAGCTGGACGCCAGTTATATAAATGTCGAATCAGAGCATTCTGCCATGTCCGCCTGCTGCGGCTCTTCTGCGGCGGGGGCCAGGACTTTTACCTCAACCAGCTCCCAGGGTATGGAGCTGATGCATGAGATCCTGTTCATTGCATCCGCGATGAGACTGCCTATCGTCATGGCGGCTGTCAACAGGGCCCTTTCCGCGCCCCTGTCAATTTGGGGAGATCATGGTGATGTCATGGCCTCGAGAGACACGGGCTGGATCATGCTTTTTTGTGAAAACGGACAGGAAGTGGTGGACAGCACGATCCTGGCATTCAGGATCGCAGAGGACCGCAGGGTACTCCTTCCGGTGATGGTCAATCTGGACGGCTTCTCCCTGAGCCACGTAATAGAACCGATTGATTTCCCAACTCAGAAAGAGGTGGACGAGTTCCTCCCCGCCTACGATCCGCTGTATACGCTCCACCCGGACAAGCCGGTGACCATGGGGGCCTATGGCATGCCCGAGATTTACACCGAGGCGAAGTACGCTCAGGAGACCGCTCTGGTGAATTCGAAGGTCGTAATCAAGGAAGTCCTTGCCGAATATGGAAAGAAATTCGGAAGGAACTATAATATTGTGGAATCCTATAACACTGAGAATGCCGATGTAGTTTTCGTCGCCCTGGGCGCCATAGGAGAGAACATCAAGACCGCGATAGATACCTTAAAAGAGCAGGGCAAGGAAGCAGGCCTCGTATCCTTGAGGCTTTTCAGGCCCTTCCCCGTTGATGAGGTAGCGTCCGCACTAGGGAACAAGAAGCGTGTGGTGGTGATCGAGAGAGTGATGCCGGCCGGGGCTCCGAACGGGCCGCTCTTTCAGGAGCTCTCCGCCGTCGCCCTTGCCCGGGGTTTTAAAGGGGAGCTTACCAATTACATAGTGGGTCTTGGAGGAAGAGATGTGTTGCCCCAGGACTTTGAAGCCGTATTTGAAGAGATTTCGTCGGGTAATCCCGCCATACCTCATGATGGAAAGAATTTCAGGGTCATAGGAGTGAGAGCATGAGATTAAAGAGCCTTCAACTGTATACTGAGGATCCCGCAGAAGAATTTGCCGTCTCCGGCCACCGCGCATGTCAGGGCTGCGCCGAAATACTTGCCCTCCGGCTCGCCCTTAAAGTTTTCGGCAAAGATACGATCCTCTGCATGGCAACGGGGTGCATGGAGATTATCTCCACCCCTCTTCCTACTACGGCATGGACACTTCCCTGGATACATGTGGCGTTTGAAAATGCGGCATCCGTTGCCTCCGGAGTCGAGGCAGGCATAAAGATCCTCATGGATAAAGGGAAGATCGCGAAGAAAGACATCCATGTAGTCGCCATCGCGGGCGATGGAGGGACGAGCGACATCGGCCTCCAGGCCCTTTCCGGGGCCCTGGAGAGGGGACACAAATTTACCTATATCTGCGTCGATAATGAAGCCTATATGAATACGGGAATCCAGCGCTCCTCTTCTACTCCCTACGGCGCCATGACCACTACGAGTCCTCCCGGTAAAAAGAGCATCGGCCAGGCTACATGGAAAAAGAACATGCCCGAGATCGTAGCCGCCCATAATGTCCCCTATGTAGCGACCGCCTGCCCGTCCTACCCCTTCGATCTTTTTGCGAAGGTGAAGAAGGCGAAGATGGTCCAGGGCCCGTCTTATCTGCACGTGCTCTCGGTCTGTCCCACAGGGTGGAGAATACCGTCCAACCAGGCCATCGAATATGGAAAGCTCGCGGTGAGAACCGGTATGTTCCCCTTATATGAGATCGAAGACGGAATATGCAGGGTAACTTACAGTCCCGAGCCTCTAAGGCCGGTGACTGAATATCTCAAGGGTCAGGGCCGCTACAGGCATCTGACGGAGGAGTCCACATCGCTGATCCAGGAAAGGATTACGAGCGAGTGGGAGCAGTTGAAATACAGGTGTACGGTAAAATAGCGACAGATATATAGGACACCCTTCGGACAAGATCAATCGATGAGTCACTCCTCCCGGAAGATAGGGAAGGAGTGACTCATCTTCCTCTTTCAAGCCCACACCAATACAGATGCCGAGACCCGGAAATATGCCGCATCGAAGGGGCTGAGAAATCCTGTCGACTTAATGCCGCCGGTGTTGACAAGTATCCGTAATAGGTTCATAATTATTGATAAACAGACAATTATTAGATGGGGCAAAGCCGTCTTTTGCAGTTAAATAATCATCCCGCGAAGGACTGTCCGGCGGGTAACAAGGGGAAATCCTTTTTCTTTAAGAGGACCAGTCGATGGAATAGGCTTCTTCAAGCAAATTACCTGCATACAGGTATGGCAGAGGAGAAATATTTGGATGTATACAATATCTTTCTTGGTTTTTGTCGAGGGATGAGGTAATCTTTTTAGGTGATGCACCCATTCGGATTTGGCGGGATGGGCAGAAGTCCCATCGGTCAAACAATAAATGAGAAATTGTTTCCTGTGAAGAGGCGTGAGGAACGGCCGATGCTTCGAGATGGTCTAAGAAAATAATGAGAGCACATGGAGGGAGGGATTAAAGAGTATGACGATTCCCGAGATTGATGTATATGCGGCAAATACGGTTCCAAGAGAGGAATATGCCGTACCGGGCCACAGGGCATGCCAGGGATGTGCAGAGATACTTGCCCTGAGGATGGCCCTCAAAATTTTTGGCAAGAATACGATCATATGCATGGCGACAGGATGCATGGAGATCATTTCGACTCCCCTGCCTTTGACCGATTGGAAGCTTCCCTGGATCCACGTGGCTTTTGAAAATGCCGCGGCAGTTGCTTCCGGAGTCGAAGGAGCGCTCAAAATACTGAGGGACAAAGGAAAGATTTCTGATAAACAGATTAATATAGTCGCCATCGGCGGCGACGGAGGGACAAGCGATATCGGACTCCAGGCTCTCTCCGGCGCGTTTGAGAGGGGGACCAATTTTACCTACATATGTGTTGATAACGAGGCATATATGAACACGGGGATCCAGCGGTCTTCGTCCACACCATATGGTGCGGCAACGACCACGAGCCCGCCCGGAAAGAGAAGCATCGGCCAGGCTACATGGAAGAAAAACATGCCGGCCCTGGCCGCCGCTCACAATATCCCTTACGTGGCCACTGCCTGTCCGTCTTATCCGTTCGATCTTTTCGAAAAGGTCAAGAAGGCGAAAATGGTGGACGGCCCCGCTTACCTTCATGTCCTCTCGGTGTGTCCTACGGGATGGAGAATACCGTCGGATCTTGCCATACGATATGGCCGCCTTGCGGTAGAATCAGGAATGTTTCCCCTCTATGAGATTGAAAAAGGGCGGTATAAGCTTTCTTTTAATCCGGACCCGCTCAAGCACGTCGTCGACTATATGAGCGGCCAGGGCAGATATAAACATCTCACTGTTCGCAATATTTCAGGGATTCAACAGAAAATCACCAGGGATTGGGAGAGACTGAAACTCCGTTGCGGTGTTAAATAATTATTTTGAGAGGTGGGGGTTTTTATGGAAGTTAACAGTGAAAGACTTCACGAGATAATAAACAAGTATCACGGCAGTGCCTCTCATCTGCTTGCCATGTTTCAGGACATTCAGAGAGAATATAGATATGTACCCAAGGAAGCGATAAAATTCGTGGCCGGGGAGCTCAATATGCC is part of the Syntrophorhabdaceae bacterium genome and encodes:
- a CDS encoding 4Fe-4S binding protein: MAKPMDQYKWHELNVGCVIEEVGNASEYKTGDWRSQKPLWNDAKCIKCGVCWLFCPDAAIYKTEEGLYRANLDYCKGCGICSRECKPAAITMVEDER
- a CDS encoding transketolase C-terminal domain-containing protein produces the protein MKVLKGIEVSIAAADAAKLARVEVIAAYPITPQTHIVEHLAELVANGELDASYINVESEHSAMSACCGSSAAGARTFTSTSSQGMELMHEILFIASAMRLPIVMAAVNRALSAPLSIWGDHGDVMASRDTGWIMLFCENGQEVVDSTILAFRIAEDRRVLLPVMVNLDGFSLSHVIEPIDFPTQKEVDEFLPAYDPLYTLHPDKPVTMGAYGMPEIYTEAKYAQETALVNSKVVIKEVLAEYGKKFGRNYNIVESYNTENADVVFVALGAIGENIKTAIDTLKEQGKEAGLVSLRLFRPFPVDEVASALGNKKRVVVIERVMPAGAPNGPLFQELSAVALARGFKGELTNYIVGLGGRDVLPQDFEAVFEEISSGNPAIPHDGKNFRVIGVRA
- the porB gene encoding pyruvate synthase subunit PorB, which gives rise to MRLKSLQLYTEDPAEEFAVSGHRACQGCAEILALRLALKVFGKDTILCMATGCMEIISTPLPTTAWTLPWIHVAFENAASVASGVEAGIKILMDKGKIAKKDIHVVAIAGDGGTSDIGLQALSGALERGHKFTYICVDNEAYMNTGIQRSSSTPYGAMTTTSPPGKKSIGQATWKKNMPEIVAAHNVPYVATACPSYPFDLFAKVKKAKMVQGPSYLHVLSVCPTGWRIPSNQAIEYGKLAVRTGMFPLYEIEDGICRVTYSPEPLRPVTEYLKGQGRYRHLTEESTSLIQERITSEWEQLKYRCTVK
- the porB gene encoding pyruvate synthase subunit PorB, whose translation is MTIPEIDVYAANTVPREEYAVPGHRACQGCAEILALRMALKIFGKNTIICMATGCMEIISTPLPLTDWKLPWIHVAFENAAAVASGVEGALKILRDKGKISDKQINIVAIGGDGGTSDIGLQALSGAFERGTNFTYICVDNEAYMNTGIQRSSSTPYGAATTTSPPGKRSIGQATWKKNMPALAAAHNIPYVATACPSYPFDLFEKVKKAKMVDGPAYLHVLSVCPTGWRIPSDLAIRYGRLAVESGMFPLYEIEKGRYKLSFNPDPLKHVVDYMSGQGRYKHLTVRNISGIQQKITRDWERLKLRCGVK